The Sulfurimonas sp. genome window below encodes:
- a CDS encoding chemotaxis response regulator protein-glutamate methylesterase, translating to MAIKVLVVDDSATARAILVDILKSDPGIGEVDTAPDAYIARDKIVKNKPDVVCLDVEMPRMDGITFLRKLMKHMPLPVVMVSSLTQKGAQTTLDALESGAVDFIGKPHSNIYEGSSEIKDELLSKVKNAAYAHVTKHDTNIQTKHLTYQSQLETTQKLIAIGASTGGVEALKEFLMQFPRNSPGMIIVQHMPSNFTKQFAERLNSICQVDVKEAENNDTIVQGQVLIAPGDLHMVLRRSGHRYYVQLGSGEKVSGHRPSVDVMFNSVAKSAGANAIGVILTGMGSDGAKGLLNMRNSGSMTFGQDKQSSTVYGMPKTAYENGGVIVQDSLANLPSKILKHLEKETE from the coding sequence ATGGCTATAAAAGTTTTAGTGGTTGATGATAGTGCTACTGCCCGTGCTATACTTGTCGATATATTAAAATCGGATCCTGGAATTGGTGAAGTTGATACTGCACCAGACGCATATATAGCTAGAGATAAAATAGTAAAAAATAAACCTGACGTAGTATGTTTAGATGTTGAAATGCCTAGAATGGACGGTATTACTTTTTTACGAAAGCTTATGAAGCATATGCCACTTCCTGTAGTAATGGTATCTTCACTGACCCAAAAAGGTGCCCAAACTACTCTTGATGCACTTGAGAGTGGAGCAGTCGACTTTATAGGTAAACCACACTCTAATATATATGAAGGTTCATCTGAGATCAAAGATGAACTACTCTCCAAAGTAAAAAATGCTGCATATGCACATGTTACAAAACACGATACAAATATACAAACTAAACATCTTACATATCAATCACAACTTGAAACCACTCAAAAACTTATAGCTATAGGGGCATCTACCGGAGGTGTTGAAGCACTAAAAGAGTTTTTAATGCAGTTTCCAAGAAACTCACCTGGTATGATTATTGTCCAACACATGCCATCTAACTTTACGAAACAGTTTGCAGAACGTCTAAACAGTATATGTCAAGTTGATGTCAAAGAAGCTGAAAATAATGATACAATAGTACAAGGTCAAGTTTTAATTGCACCAGGTGATCTGCATATGGTACTACGACGTTCAGGTCATAGGTATTATGTGCAGTTAGGATCTGGTGAAAAAGTTTCAGGACATCGACCGTCGGTCGATGTTATGTTTAATTCGGTTGCAAAATCTGCAGGTGCAAATGCAATAGGTGTAATATTAACTGGAATGGGTTCAGATGGAGCAAAAGGTCTTTTAAACATGAGAAATAGCGGCTCAATGACATTTGGACAAGATAAACAAAGTTCTACAGTTTATGGAATGCCTAAAACTGCATATGAAAATGGTGGCGTAATTGTTCAAGATTCTTTAGCAAATCTGCCATCTAAAATTTTAAAACATCTAGAAAAGGAAACAGAATGA